One uncultured Alphaproteobacteria bacterium genomic region harbors:
- a CDS encoding putative 6,7-dimethyl-8-ribityllumazine synthase (Evidence 3 : Function proposed based on presence of conserved amino acid motif, structural feature or limited homology), with product MGERAFRLGLVAGTFHTKEIAIMRAAAEARAAELGLEIVARADVPGSYEAPLAVKRQLTRADVDAVVVLGIIERGETAHGRVMGEAVGSALVAMQLEFMKPIGIGIIGPEAEPHHFPPRLVPHARAAVDAAAVMLGLTPA from the coding sequence ATGGGCGAACGCGCGTTCCGTCTCGGCCTCGTCGCCGGCACCTTCCACACCAAGGAAATCGCGATCATGCGCGCGGCGGCGGAAGCCCGCGCCGCCGAACTCGGGCTCGAGATCGTCGCCCGCGCCGACGTGCCCGGCTCCTACGAGGCGCCGCTCGCGGTGAAGCGCCAACTCACCCGCGCCGACGTCGACGCGGTGGTGGTGCTCGGCATCATCGAGCGCGGCGAAACCGCCCACGGCCGGGTGATGGGCGAGGCGGTGGGATCGGCGCTGGTGGCGATGCAGCTCGAATTCATGAAGCCGATCGGCATCGGCATCATCGGTCCGGAGGCGGAGCCCCACCACTTTCCGCCGCGCCTGGTGCCGCACGCCCGCGCGGCGGTGGACGCCGCCGCGGTGATGCTGGGGCTGACCCCGGCCTGA
- a CDS encoding putative diguanylate phosphodiesterase (EAL domain) (Evidence 3 : Function proposed based on presence of conserved amino acid motif, structural feature or limited homology), whose product MSAPEPSEDFVAFADDVPPTAPIRKEARHWPILVVDDDEDVHHATAFALRDVEILGRPLALVHAYSATDAWAKVNGSEDEFAVALIDVVMETADAGLQLVHDLRAAGHTETRLVLRTGQPGYAPEMSVIAAYEIDDYRTKDELTRTRLITVLTAAIRTYENIHRMSHHRAGLETIVGGASRLFRRTDFPTFCRAVFDQAATLLGTPPHGLVCASMRESETGRIMAAAGRFAELQGGDADDLPKGTFAELWPALPRGLAIREGSVSIGCTSSGGARLLVYVAAPEAPADEDLGLLRLFAANLAIGFENLSLIARLDRLAYIDPVLEIPNLNAFEAALEIRRRKIGPAARMALISIDSYDAIVAVHGQSTAQALLRAVYRTFIEGGGGEVIAARVGDGTFALLGDSVHLDAELVNRAVSEPYRVEGIEIPVSATATLINLADVDADPAAMMRSASSALLHVERTHRGQVIPYTDAMRADVDRRFGLLTALRRSTKTRDGLKVVLQPKVALSTRTVVGAEALLRWTSMDETVSPSEFIPIAESGGLTPDLTDFVIDAVGAWAAKRREPLPVAINLSMADLNNPGFARRLLTRVADAGLAPATVEFEITEDFAMQDAPWAIDQLEILHGEGFRIALDDFGTGYSSLGYFDKLPIDILKIDRAFIAPLTVGGARNSLAAIAVNMANAFGVGCVAEGVETAEQCQILEFLGCPVAQGFHLGRPTPIEAFAETFLA is encoded by the coding sequence ATGTCGGCTCCTGAACCATCCGAAGACTTCGTCGCCTTCGCCGACGACGTTCCGCCGACCGCGCCGATCCGCAAGGAGGCCCGCCATTGGCCGATCCTCGTCGTCGACGACGACGAGGATGTGCATCACGCGACCGCCTTCGCCCTGCGCGACGTCGAGATTCTCGGCCGGCCCCTGGCTCTGGTGCACGCGTACTCGGCGACCGATGCCTGGGCGAAGGTGAACGGCAGCGAAGACGAGTTCGCGGTGGCGCTGATCGACGTGGTGATGGAGACCGCCGACGCCGGACTGCAACTGGTGCACGACCTGCGCGCCGCCGGGCATACCGAAACCCGTTTGGTGCTGCGCACCGGCCAACCCGGCTACGCCCCCGAAATGTCGGTGATCGCCGCCTACGAGATCGACGACTACCGCACCAAGGACGAACTCACCCGCACCCGCCTGATCACCGTGCTCACCGCCGCGATCCGCACCTACGAGAACATCCACCGCATGAGCCATCACCGCGCCGGGCTCGAAACCATCGTCGGCGGCGCCAGCCGCCTGTTCCGGCGCACCGACTTTCCCACCTTCTGCCGCGCCGTGTTCGATCAGGCGGCGACGCTTCTCGGCACGCCGCCGCACGGACTGGTCTGCGCGTCGATGCGCGAGTCCGAAACCGGCCGGATCATGGCGGCCGCCGGCCGCTTCGCCGAACTCCAGGGCGGCGACGCCGACGACCTGCCGAAAGGCACCTTCGCCGAGTTGTGGCCGGCGCTGCCGCGCGGCCTCGCGATCCGCGAAGGCAGCGTCTCGATCGGCTGTACGTCGAGCGGCGGCGCGCGCCTGCTGGTTTACGTCGCCGCGCCCGAGGCGCCGGCGGACGAAGATCTCGGGTTGCTGCGCCTGTTCGCCGCCAATCTCGCGATCGGCTTCGAGAACCTGTCCCTGATCGCGCGGCTCGACCGCCTCGCCTACATCGACCCGGTGCTGGAGATTCCCAACCTCAACGCCTTCGAGGCGGCGCTCGAAATCCGTCGCCGCAAGATCGGTCCGGCGGCGCGGATGGCGCTGATCAGCATCGATTCCTACGACGCCATCGTCGCCGTGCACGGCCAATCGACGGCGCAGGCGCTGCTGCGCGCGGTCTACCGCACCTTCATCGAGGGCGGCGGAGGCGAGGTCATCGCGGCGCGGGTCGGCGACGGCACCTTCGCCCTGCTCGGCGATTCCGTGCATCTCGACGCCGAGCTGGTCAACCGCGCGGTGTCCGAGCCCTATCGCGTCGAAGGAATCGAGATTCCGGTTTCGGCCACCGCCACCCTGATCAACCTCGCCGACGTGGACGCCGACCCCGCCGCGATGATGCGCTCGGCCAGTTCGGCGCTGCTGCACGTCGAACGCACCCACCGCGGCCAGGTGATCCCCTACACCGACGCCATGCGCGCCGACGTCGACCGGCGGTTCGGCCTGCTCACCGCGCTGCGTCGCTCCACCAAGACCCGCGACGGGCTGAAGGTGGTCCTGCAGCCCAAGGTGGCCCTGAGCACCCGCACCGTGGTGGGGGCGGAGGCGCTGCTGCGCTGGACGAGCATGGACGAGACGGTCTCGCCGTCCGAATTCATCCCGATCGCGGAATCCGGCGGGCTCACGCCCGACCTCACGGACTTCGTCATCGACGCCGTCGGCGCCTGGGCGGCGAAGCGGCGCGAGCCGCTGCCGGTGGCGATCAATCTCTCGATGGCCGACCTCAACAACCCCGGCTTCGCCCGCCGTCTGCTAACGCGCGTCGCCGACGCCGGGCTTGCGCCCGCCACCGTCGAGTTCGAGATCACCGAGGATTTCGCGATGCAGGACGCGCCGTGGGCGATCGACCAACTGGAGATCCTGCACGGCGAAGGCTTCCGGATCGCGCTCGACGATTTCGGCACCGGCTATTCGTCGCTCGGCTACTTCGACAAGCTGCCGATCGACATCCTCAAGATCGACCGCGCCTTCATCGCCCCGCTGACCGTCGGCGGCGCCCGCAACAGCCTTGCGGCGATCGCGGTGAACATGGCCAACGCCTTCGGCGTCGGGTGCGTCGCCGAAGGCGTCGAAACCGCCGAACAGTGCCAGATCCTCGAATTCCTCGGCTGCCCGGTGGCGCAGGGCTTCCACCTCGGCAGGCCGACGCCGATCGAGGCGTTCGCGGAAACCTTCCTCGCCTGA
- a CDS encoding Signal transduction histidine kinase-like protein — protein MLMHGFFLAQAQLERERRIASVTSTVHRTADLVGAILAAHANDVRILAALMPVRNFAAGDDSARAGVIRIFSAFVEQKPVIAQLRYLDAAGWERVRVDGVDGKITVVPVDELQDKSDRYYFRNAIHLPPTEIYVSPVDLNVEHGVVDDPWNPMPRLARTIPGPDGRALGIVIVNIRADEMIREVDRGGRDGDGEIQWLNGDGYWLAGAPRDKLWGFMFGRDTTMAKIRPTAWARIFANRGDGVTVGTDDGVTYIHRSVTPAAVLSETGSDEGAAADWKFVGTIPAVGLADLWTPRHIGFAVAGLVLLAALSLAWSRSVVARHRAEAREAAAAQELIMVERLASLGGLVAGVAHELNTPIGNAVTVASTIGERIKDFRAEAEAGPLRRASLDAFLSDVGDGAALMLRGLDRTARLIQQFKQVAVDQTSQQRRRFRIADTVQDVLGTLGPQFKHTAIRIESEVGTDALLDSYPGPLGQVVMNLVNNARVHAFAPGAAGVIRIAARSTAGNRIEITVADDGAGMPEEVRRRAFEPFFTTRLGEGGSGLGLSIVHNIVAGVLGGSVDIASEPGTGTIFTVSIPCVAPAEPESGRIYNVGS, from the coding sequence GTGCTGATGCACGGCTTCTTTCTCGCCCAGGCGCAATTGGAGCGCGAGCGCCGCATCGCCTCCGTCACCAGCACCGTCCACCGCACCGCCGATCTCGTCGGCGCGATTCTCGCAGCGCACGCCAACGACGTCCGCATCCTCGCCGCCTTGATGCCGGTGCGGAACTTCGCCGCGGGCGACGACTCCGCGCGCGCCGGCGTGATCCGGATATTCTCCGCGTTCGTCGAACAGAAGCCGGTGATCGCACAGCTCCGCTATCTCGACGCGGCGGGGTGGGAACGGGTGCGGGTCGACGGAGTCGACGGCAAAATCACGGTCGTTCCCGTCGACGAGCTTCAGGACAAGTCGGATCGCTACTACTTCCGCAACGCGATCCACCTGCCGCCGACCGAAATCTACGTCTCGCCGGTGGACCTCAACGTCGAACACGGCGTCGTCGACGACCCGTGGAATCCGATGCCGCGCCTCGCCCGCACCATTCCCGGGCCGGATGGCCGGGCTCTCGGGATCGTGATCGTCAACATCCGCGCCGACGAAATGATCCGCGAGGTGGATCGCGGCGGCCGCGACGGCGACGGCGAGATCCAATGGCTCAACGGCGACGGCTACTGGCTTGCGGGCGCTCCGCGCGACAAGCTCTGGGGCTTCATGTTCGGCCGCGACACGACGATGGCGAAAATCCGGCCGACGGCCTGGGCGCGGATTTTCGCCAACCGCGGCGACGGCGTTACCGTCGGCACCGACGACGGCGTCACCTACATCCATCGATCGGTGACCCCTGCGGCGGTGCTCTCCGAGACCGGCAGCGACGAAGGCGCGGCAGCGGATTGGAAATTCGTCGGCACCATTCCCGCAGTGGGGCTCGCCGACCTCTGGACGCCGCGCCACATCGGCTTCGCCGTCGCCGGGCTAGTGCTTCTCGCAGCGCTCAGCCTCGCCTGGAGCCGCAGCGTCGTCGCCCGCCACCGCGCCGAAGCGCGCGAAGCAGCGGCGGCGCAAGAACTGATCATGGTGGAGCGCCTCGCGAGCCTCGGCGGCCTCGTCGCCGGGGTGGCGCACGAACTCAATACGCCGATCGGCAACGCGGTGACGGTCGCGAGCACGATCGGCGAACGCATCAAGGACTTCCGCGCCGAGGCGGAAGCCGGACCGCTGCGCCGGGCATCGCTCGACGCCTTCCTGAGCGACGTCGGCGACGGTGCCGCGCTGATGCTGCGCGGCCTCGACCGCACCGCGCGCCTGATCCAGCAGTTCAAGCAGGTGGCGGTCGACCAGACCAGTCAGCAGCGACGCCGTTTCCGCATCGCCGACACGGTGCAGGACGTACTCGGCACGCTCGGCCCGCAATTCAAACACACCGCCATCCGGATCGAGTCCGAGGTCGGAACCGACGCCCTTCTCGACAGTTATCCCGGACCGCTCGGACAGGTGGTGATGAACCTCGTCAACAACGCACGCGTCCACGCGTTCGCTCCCGGCGCGGCGGGCGTCATCCGCATCGCCGCGCGCTCGACCGCGGGGAACCGGATCGAAATCACCGTCGCCGACGACGGCGCGGGCATGCCGGAGGAAGTGCGGCGGCGGGCGTTCGAACCGTTCTTCACCACGCGCCTCGGCGAAGGCGGCAGCGGACTCGGCCTCAGCATCGTCCACAACATCGTGGCCGGCGTTCTCGGCGGCAGCGTCGACATCGCGAGCGAGCCCGGAACCGGCACCATCTTTACCGTGAGCATTCCGTGCGTCGCTCCGGCGGAACCCGAAAGCGGGAGGATCTACAATGTCGGCTCCTGA
- the lysS gene encoding Lysine--tRNA ligase, whose protein sequence is MTSLAEAALSANAWPFQEARALIEKRLAKRGPGNEGGDKGYVLFETGYGPSGLPHIGTFGEVVRTTMVRNALQVLLPAVKTRLFAFSDDMDGLRKVPDNIPNKEMVREHLGKPLTRIPDPFGTHESFGHHNNARLRAFLDSFGFEYEFQSSTDWYTSGRFDDALLKVLAHHDRIRDVVLPTLGEERRATYSPFLPICPETGVVLQVPVVQTDVAAGTIVYKREDGKLVETPVTGGAVKLQWKADWAMRWAALGVDYEMSGKDLIDSVKLATRIVGILGGQAPQNLTYELFLDDKGEKISKSRGNGLAVEEWLTYAPPESLALFMYQKPKAAKRLYFDVIPRAVDEYQSFTEAFPRQEIAERVNNPVWHIHNGTPPMEPVAVSYSMLLNLVSVCHSDDPAVIWQYISRYAPSAEPANMPFLDKLVTLAIAYYRDFVLPGKSFRKASPDEVAALKHLRDEIAAQSDCASPEELQTVVYEVGKTHPCFADLRAWFKALYEILLGQETGPRMGSFFALYGQADSLALLDRAIAGEDLA, encoded by the coding sequence ATGACCTCCCTTGCCGAAGCCGCCCTCTCCGCCAACGCCTGGCCGTTTCAGGAAGCCCGCGCGCTGATCGAGAAACGGCTGGCGAAACGCGGCCCCGGCAACGAGGGCGGCGACAAGGGCTACGTTCTGTTCGAGACCGGCTACGGACCCTCCGGCCTGCCGCACATCGGCACCTTCGGCGAGGTGGTGCGCACCACCATGGTGCGCAATGCCCTCCAGGTGCTGCTGCCCGCGGTCAAGACCCGGCTGTTCGCGTTCTCCGACGACATGGACGGCCTGCGCAAGGTGCCCGACAACATTCCCAACAAGGAGATGGTGCGCGAACACCTGGGCAAGCCCCTGACCCGGATTCCCGATCCGTTCGGCACCCACGAGAGCTTCGGGCATCACAACAACGCCCGCCTGCGCGCCTTCCTCGACAGCTTCGGCTTCGAGTACGAGTTCCAGTCCTCCACCGACTGGTACACCTCGGGCCGCTTCGACGACGCCCTGCTGAAGGTGCTCGCCCACCACGACCGCATCCGCGACGTGGTGCTGCCGACCCTGGGCGAGGAGCGCCGCGCCACCTACTCGCCGTTCCTGCCGATCTGCCCGGAAACCGGAGTCGTCCTCCAGGTGCCGGTGGTGCAGACCGACGTCGCCGCCGGGACGATCGTCTACAAGCGCGAAGACGGCAAGCTGGTCGAGACTCCGGTCACCGGCGGCGCGGTCAAGCTGCAGTGGAAGGCCGACTGGGCGATGCGCTGGGCCGCGCTCGGCGTCGACTACGAGATGTCGGGCAAGGACCTGATCGATTCGGTCAAGCTCGCCACCCGGATCGTCGGCATCCTCGGCGGACAGGCGCCGCAGAACCTCACCTACGAGCTGTTCCTCGACGACAAGGGCGAGAAGATCTCGAAGTCGCGCGGTAACGGTCTCGCGGTCGAGGAGTGGCTGACCTACGCGCCGCCCGAGAGCCTCGCGCTGTTCATGTATCAGAAGCCGAAGGCGGCGAAGCGCCTCTACTTCGACGTGATCCCGCGCGCGGTGGACGAGTACCAGAGCTTCACCGAGGCGTTCCCGCGCCAGGAGATCGCCGAGCGGGTCAACAACCCGGTCTGGCACATCCACAACGGCACGCCGCCGATGGAGCCGGTCGCGGTGTCCTATTCGATGCTGCTCAATCTGGTGTCGGTCTGCCATTCCGACGATCCGGCGGTGATCTGGCAGTACATCAGCCGCTACGCCCCCTCGGCCGAACCGGCGAACATGCCGTTCCTCGACAAGCTGGTGACGCTCGCGATCGCCTACTACCGCGACTTCGTGCTGCCGGGCAAATCCTTCCGCAAGGCGAGTCCGGACGAGGTTGCGGCGCTCAAGCACCTGCGCGACGAGATCGCCGCGCAGTCGGACTGCGCGAGTCCCGAGGAACTCCAGACGGTGGTCTACGAGGTCGGCAAGACCCATCCGTGCTTCGCCGATTTGCGCGCGTGGTTCAAGGCCCTCTACGAAATCCTGCTCGGCCAGGAGACCGGCCCGCGCATGGGCTCGTTCTTCGCGCTCTACGGTCAGGCCGACAGCCTCGCCCTGCTCGACAGGGCGATCGCCGGAGAGGACCTCGCGTAG
- a CDS encoding Transcriptional regulator, with the protein MDAEDTSKDIANLLEKVQVKLPSDLIIEQISHLISSGALKPGQRLPSERVLEERFGVGRAHVRQALHRLELSGIVRTLPQSGTVVEKIGVQTIEWLIRNILGKEELTTEMLTEVRGLLEVSSARLAAERASPKQLAELRQAYDQLVTKTHAGDDPMETDFLFHMRLADATNNVLLRSLINLMRPDVMRFAQEHRTAKDGRPKEALVEHLAILEAVETRRPDDAAAAMRHHIRMSREQYQDR; encoded by the coding sequence ATGGACGCCGAGGACACGAGCAAGGACATCGCCAACCTGCTCGAAAAGGTTCAGGTCAAGCTCCCCTCCGACCTGATCATCGAGCAGATCAGCCACCTCATCTCCTCGGGCGCGCTCAAGCCCGGGCAGCGCCTGCCGTCGGAGCGGGTGTTGGAGGAGCGCTTCGGCGTCGGGCGCGCCCACGTGCGGCAGGCGCTCCACCGGCTTGAGCTTTCGGGGATCGTCCGCACCCTGCCGCAGAGCGGCACGGTGGTGGAAAAGATCGGCGTGCAGACGATCGAATGGCTGATCCGCAACATCCTCGGCAAGGAGGAGCTGACCACCGAGATGCTCACCGAGGTGCGCGGCCTGCTGGAGGTTTCCTCCGCCCGGCTCGCGGCCGAGCGCGCCTCGCCGAAGCAGCTCGCCGAACTGCGCCAAGCCTACGATCAGTTGGTGACGAAGACCCACGCGGGCGACGATCCGATGGAAACCGACTTTCTCTTCCACATGCGGCTCGCCGACGCCACCAACAACGTGCTGCTGCGGTCGCTGATCAACCTGATGCGACCCGACGTGATGCGCTTCGCCCAGGAGCACCGCACCGCCAAGGACGGCCGCCCGAAGGAGGCCCTCGTCGAGCATCTCGCGATTCTCGAAGCGGTGGAAACCCGGCGGCCCGACGACGCCGCCGCGGCGATGCGCCATCACATCCGGATGTCGCGCGAGCAGTACCAGGACCGCTGA
- a CDS encoding TRAP dicarboxylate transporter-DctP subunit has protein sequence MRKLFAIGALTVFAAMAPAEAKPITFTFESSNFSGEQVFEVQKKWCEGVTAASNGRFAIELLPLDAAVQASGLLRATGNGIIQGAIATTAHYAGEDPGFGLIGDTISAWSSDEDILKFYYEADGMKVVDGVLKDWGVKLVGVSVTGSESFVSKKPLRTIDDFKGVKLRAPSGPVTKLFASFGATPVNLPGSEVYTSLDKGVIDAADFSNFANNQKQGVNDIAKFPIYPGFHSSPTVHMIMNLKTWQQLSPEDQKFFVSYAKELSLESLLSAHYQDRLAVREAVKKGVTPVSWKEDDLLKVRQHAQVIWKEIADNSEIGKVYYDALIKYLQSQGQM, from the coding sequence ATGCGGAAATTGTTTGCGATCGGCGCACTCACGGTGTTCGCCGCGATGGCGCCCGCCGAGGCCAAGCCGATCACCTTCACCTTCGAGAGCTCGAATTTCTCGGGCGAGCAGGTGTTCGAGGTGCAGAAGAAGTGGTGCGAGGGCGTCACCGCCGCGTCCAACGGGCGGTTCGCCATCGAGCTTCTGCCGCTCGACGCCGCGGTCCAGGCGAGCGGCCTGCTGCGCGCCACCGGCAACGGCATCATTCAGGGCGCGATCGCCACCACCGCCCATTACGCGGGCGAGGACCCCGGCTTCGGCCTGATCGGCGACACCATCAGCGCCTGGAGCTCGGACGAGGACATCCTGAAGTTCTATTACGAAGCCGACGGCATGAAGGTCGTCGACGGCGTCCTCAAGGACTGGGGGGTGAAACTCGTCGGCGTTTCCGTGACCGGCTCGGAGTCGTTCGTCTCGAAAAAGCCGCTGCGCACCATCGACGACTTCAAAGGCGTGAAGCTGCGCGCGCCCTCCGGCCCGGTGACCAAGCTGTTCGCCTCGTTCGGCGCGACGCCGGTGAACCTGCCGGGCTCCGAGGTCTACACCTCGCTCGACAAGGGCGTGATCGACGCCGCCGACTTCTCGAACTTCGCCAACAACCAGAAGCAGGGCGTCAACGACATCGCGAAGTTCCCGATCTATCCCGGCTTCCACTCCTCGCCGACGGTTCACATGATCATGAACCTCAAGACCTGGCAGCAGCTGAGCCCGGAAGATCAGAAGTTCTTCGTTTCCTACGCCAAGGAGCTGAGCCTCGAATCGCTGCTCTCCGCCCACTATCAGGATCGTCTGGCGGTGCGCGAGGCGGTGAAGAAGGGCGTGACGCCGGTCTCCTGGAAGGAGGACGACCTGCTCAAGGTGCGTCAGCACGCCCAGGTGATCTGGAAGGAGATCGCCGACAACTCCGAAATCGGCAAGGTCTATTACGACGCGCTGATCAAGTACCTCCAGTCCCAGGGTCAGATGTAA
- a CDS encoding Predicted gluconate TRAP family transporter DctQ subunit, giving the protein MSRGFTKFVETTDRAIVRIGHAVTFLFAVVVAISFFEVVMRYLFNSPTSWVHETTTFLVSISLIYGGVYCYASDRHIAMTFVVDSFSPRVRWFAGLLVHACTSVFVTLLLYGSYLSAWDAFFRPNGRFHMQTSGSAIDTPFPAINKGVFFASCIVLFVLVMLHFARHVALYKPMCDGVYVNPNAREDA; this is encoded by the coding sequence ATGAGCCGAGGGTTTACGAAATTCGTTGAAACGACCGACCGGGCGATCGTCCGCATCGGTCATGCGGTGACCTTTCTGTTCGCGGTGGTGGTCGCGATCAGCTTCTTCGAGGTCGTCATGCGGTATCTGTTCAATTCGCCGACGAGCTGGGTCCACGAGACCACCACCTTCCTCGTCAGCATCAGCCTGATCTACGGCGGCGTGTATTGCTATGCGTCGGACCGTCACATCGCGATGACCTTCGTCGTCGACAGCTTCAGCCCCCGGGTCCGCTGGTTCGCCGGGCTGCTGGTGCACGCCTGCACCTCGGTGTTCGTCACCCTGCTGCTGTACGGTTCGTATCTCTCGGCGTGGGACGCGTTCTTCCGTCCGAACGGGCGGTTCCATATGCAGACCTCGGGCTCGGCGATCGACACCCCGTTCCCCGCCATCAACAAGGGCGTCTTCTTCGCGTCGTGCATCGTTCTGTTCGTGCTCGTGATGCTGCACTTCGCCCGCCATGTGGCGCTCTACAAGCCGATGTGCGACGGCGTCTACGTCAATCCGAACGCACGCGAGGATGCCTGA
- a CDS encoding putative gluconate TRAP family transporter, DctM subunit (Evidence 3 : Function proposed based on presence of conserved amino acid motif, structural feature or limited homology) — protein MTTLHALGIGPATIILFASMIALLLVGMPLGFLSGLVALLLAYFWFGSGVVLQMVAARVSDFTMSYVFVAVPMFVLMASMLDKTGIAKDLYNAMRIVAGRLRGGVAVQSMIVAVLMAAMSGIIGGETVLLGMLALPQMLRLGYDRNLAIGTVVAGGALGTMVPPSIVLIIYGLSANVSVGDLFVAAVPAAVLLAGLYVAYILAVCHLRPEAGPPIDHSELANLSREDRKKVARDIFIPVLIAGWVLGSIYGGIASVTESACTGVVAVMLAALYRRELSGGIVYGALKQTIRTVGMIIWVGIGATMIIGTYNLMGGDQFIKGLIVGQNLPPLTVILMMMAILLFLGMFLDWVGIALLCMPIFVPIVTDLGYDPIWFGVLFCVNMQVSFLSPPFGPAAFYLKSVAPPGIELTHIFRSVWPFIAMQVVVLAVVMLFPRFTLMML, from the coding sequence ATGACCACGCTCCACGCTTTGGGTATCGGCCCGGCGACGATCATCCTGTTCGCCTCGATGATCGCGCTTCTGCTCGTCGGCATGCCTCTCGGCTTTCTCTCCGGTCTGGTCGCGCTGCTTCTGGCGTACTTCTGGTTCGGCTCCGGGGTGGTGCTGCAGATGGTCGCGGCGCGGGTCAGCGACTTCACCATGTCCTACGTCTTCGTCGCGGTGCCGATGTTCGTGCTGATGGCGTCGATGCTCGACAAGACCGGCATCGCCAAGGACCTCTACAACGCGATGCGGATCGTCGCGGGCCGCCTGCGCGGCGGCGTCGCGGTGCAGAGCATGATCGTGGCGGTTCTGATGGCGGCGATGTCCGGCATCATCGGCGGCGAGACGGTGCTGCTCGGCATGCTCGCGCTGCCGCAGATGCTGCGCCTCGGCTACGACCGCAACCTCGCGATCGGCACCGTCGTCGCGGGCGGCGCGCTCGGCACGATGGTGCCGCCGAGCATCGTGCTGATCATCTACGGCCTGTCCGCCAACGTCTCGGTCGGCGACCTGTTCGTCGCCGCGGTGCCCGCCGCGGTGCTGCTCGCCGGCCTCTACGTCGCCTACATTCTCGCGGTCTGCCACCTCCGCCCCGAGGCGGGGCCGCCGATCGACCACAGCGAGCTCGCCAACCTCTCCCGCGAGGACCGCAAGAAGGTGGCGCGCGACATCTTCATTCCGGTGCTGATCGCGGGCTGGGTGCTCGGCAGCATCTACGGCGGCATCGCCTCGGTGACCGAATCCGCCTGCACCGGCGTGGTCGCGGTGATGCTCGCCGCGCTCTACCGGCGCGAACTGTCGGGCGGGATCGTCTACGGCGCGCTCAAGCAGACGATCCGCACCGTCGGCATGATCATCTGGGTCGGCATCGGCGCGACGATGATCATCGGCACCTACAACCTGATGGGCGGCGACCAGTTCATCAAAGGGCTGATCGTCGGGCAGAATCTCCCGCCGCTCACGGTGATCCTGATGATGATGGCGATCCTGCTGTTCCTCGGGATGTTTCTCGACTGGGTCGGCATCGCGCTCCTCTGCATGCCGATCTTCGTGCCGATCGTCACCGACCTCGGCTACGACCCGATCTGGTTCGGCGTGCTGTTCTGCGTGAACATGCAGGTGAGCTTCCTCAGCCCGCCGTTCGGCCCCGCCGCGTTCTACCTCAAGAGCGTGGCGCCGCCCGGCATCGAGCTGACCCACATCTTCCGCTCGGTCTGGCCGTTCATCGCGATGCAGGTGGTGGTGCTCGCGGTGGTGATGCTGTTCCCGCGGTTCACCCTGATGATGCTGTAA